Proteins encoded in a region of the Salinicoccus sp. RF5 genome:
- a CDS encoding copper-translocating P-type ATPase gives MEHDSRKHHHEKGTSHEGHESSHNHEQSNNGHMGHDHHGDMVAEFRNKFFVILIVTIPIMLLSPMIQEFMGVEWRFTGDLYILAALSTFVYFYGGWPFLKGAVDELRGGEPGMMTLIGMAISIAFFYSVAVVFGFNGEQIFWELATLVLIMLLGHWIEMRSINNASKALESLASLMPDTAHRISGDGSTDEVRVDEIKAGDHVLVKPGDKMPLDGKIIKGESQVDESMLTGESVPVVKSVGDEVIGGSINREGSLTVEIEKLMDASYLNQVIEMVKDSQKTKSRTQDVTNKAAKWLFYIALAAGIITFIVWLSIGSTVDTAIQRMVTVMVITCPHALGLAAPLVISVSTALSAKYGLLIRNRPQFEQARNINAVIFDKTGTLTEGAFGVTDMETFSSMDEDAVLSYAATVENDSEHPIATGIVDEASARNLELHEMSDFNSITGVGIEGKIEGRNVKVVSPGYVAEHDIDFDDARFNEWSSQGKTVVFLVVDEELSGAIALADKIKESAKETVAELHKRNIKAIMLTGDNRKVADHVAEQIGIDEVYAEVLPDQKADKVAEIQERGLVVAMTGDGINDAPALTRADVGIAVGAGTDIAMDSADIVLVDSNPKDILAIFSLSKKTYNKLVQNLIWATGYNIFAIPLAAGVLAPWGIILSPAVGAILMSLSTIIVAINAQLLHRFEVE, from the coding sequence ATGGAACATGATAGTAGAAAACATCACCATGAGAAGGGAACAAGTCATGAAGGACATGAAAGTTCCCACAATCATGAACAAAGCAATAATGGCCACATGGGGCATGACCATCATGGAGATATGGTGGCAGAGTTCCGCAACAAATTCTTCGTCATATTGATAGTCACCATTCCCATCATGCTGCTGTCACCGATGATCCAGGAATTCATGGGAGTGGAGTGGCGTTTCACAGGTGACCTCTACATTCTCGCCGCATTGTCCACCTTCGTCTACTTCTATGGAGGCTGGCCGTTCCTCAAGGGAGCCGTCGATGAATTGAGGGGTGGAGAACCCGGCATGATGACCCTGATCGGCATGGCCATCTCCATCGCCTTCTTCTACAGTGTCGCCGTCGTATTCGGTTTTAATGGAGAGCAGATCTTCTGGGAACTCGCCACACTCGTACTCATCATGCTCCTCGGGCACTGGATCGAGATGCGCTCAATCAACAATGCATCCAAAGCCCTGGAGTCTCTGGCCTCGCTCATGCCCGATACGGCACACCGCATTTCAGGGGATGGTTCTACAGATGAAGTGCGTGTCGATGAAATCAAAGCAGGGGACCATGTGCTGGTGAAGCCTGGGGATAAGATGCCTCTGGACGGAAAGATCATAAAAGGGGAATCACAGGTGGACGAATCGATGCTGACCGGGGAGTCGGTGCCGGTAGTGAAATCCGTAGGTGATGAAGTGATCGGCGGGTCGATCAACAGGGAAGGCTCACTCACTGTAGAAATAGAGAAACTCATGGATGCGTCCTACCTGAATCAGGTCATCGAAATGGTGAAGGACTCACAGAAGACCAAATCCAGGACCCAGGATGTCACCAACAAGGCAGCCAAGTGGCTGTTCTATATCGCCTTGGCTGCAGGAATCATCACCTTCATCGTCTGGCTCTCCATCGGATCGACTGTGGATACGGCCATCCAGAGGATGGTGACGGTCATGGTCATCACCTGTCCGCACGCTCTTGGTCTGGCAGCACCGCTCGTCATTTCAGTTTCGACTGCGCTTTCTGCAAAATATGGACTGCTGATACGCAACCGTCCCCAATTCGAGCAGGCGCGCAATATCAATGCAGTGATATTCGACAAGACAGGCACATTGACTGAAGGAGCATTCGGAGTCACTGATATGGAGACCTTCAGCAGCATGGATGAAGATGCAGTCCTGTCATATGCGGCAACTGTCGAAAATGATTCGGAGCATCCGATTGCGACAGGTATAGTGGATGAAGCTTCTGCAAGGAATCTGGAGCTTCATGAAATGTCCGATTTCAATTCCATTACAGGCGTCGGTATCGAAGGAAAGATTGAAGGCAGGAATGTCAAAGTAGTCAGTCCCGGCTACGTTGCTGAACATGATATCGACTTTGATGATGCACGTTTCAATGAATGGTCAAGCCAGGGTAAGACCGTCGTCTTCCTCGTGGTGGATGAGGAGCTGTCTGGAGCAATCGCACTTGCAGACAAAATCAAGGAAAGTGCAAAAGAGACGGTGGCTGAACTGCATAAAAGAAATATCAAAGCCATCATGCTGACCGGAGACAATCGGAAAGTGGCAGACCATGTGGCAGAACAGATTGGGATCGATGAAGTCTATGCCGAAGTCCTGCCGGATCAGAAGGCGGACAAGGTGGCAGAAATCCAGGAACGGGGACTCGTCGTGGCGATGACCGGCGACGGTATCAATGATGCTCCCGCATTGACGAGGGCAGACGTCGGCATTGCTGTCGGAGCAGGTACAGACATCGCCATGGACAGTGCAGATATCGTGCTCGTCGACAGTAATCCGAAGGATATCCTTGCGATATTCAGCCTGTCGAAGAAGACGTACAACAAACTTGTCCAGAATCTGATTTGGGCCACCGGCTACAACATCTTCGCGATTCCATTGGCAGCCGGCGTACTTGCCCCCTGGGGCATCATTCTGAGTCCTGCTGTCGGTGCGATCCTGATGAGTTTGAGCACCATCATAGTCGCCATCAATGCACAGCTGCTGCACCGTTTCGAAGTTGAATGA
- a CDS encoding fructose-specific PTS transporter subunit EIIC, which translates to MRITELLTKDTINMNVRASEKDAVITELVEGLHEAGKISEKDKFQEAIHRRESQSTTGVGDGIAIPHAQTAEVLEPAIMFGRSQEGIDYASMDGQPAYLFFMIAAPEGQATTHLDALAKLSTILMNDDARNQLMNASTKDEVIETIDAFDDSEPTEDAVSEPSDRPFILGVTACPTGIAHTYMAADALKKKAGEMGYDIKVETNGSAGVKNELTDEDIARASGIIVAADTNVQMGRFDGRNVVEAPVADGIKRPEELINQALDTSRTPYRAEQSKKQMEGQKSAKGKPSIYKHLMNGVSNMLPFVVAGGILIAISFMFGIHSADPDHAQYNPLAEMINFIGGNAFQLMIPILAGFIAMSIADRPGLAPGMIGGLMASTMGSGFLGGLIAGFLAGYLMVGIKKLLEGLPQVLDGLKPVLLYPLLGVFLTGIIMYYIVDPPATALNDWMNTTLSNMSGGNIVLLGAIVGGMMAIDMGGPINKAAYAFGIAALSANNPEPITAAMIGGMVPPLAIAVATMVFRNRFTQVERSSGPTNLIMGASFITEGAIPFAAADPLRVIPSMVVGSATAGALAMAFATTVNAPHGGLFVALTIGEGRLMFLLSLLIGTLIAAVMLGLLKKPIKQ; encoded by the coding sequence ATGAGAATTACAGAACTTTTGACTAAAGACACTATCAATATGAACGTCCGTGCATCAGAAAAGGATGCTGTCATCACGGAACTGGTGGAAGGGCTGCATGAAGCAGGAAAGATTTCCGAAAAGGATAAGTTCCAGGAAGCCATCCATAGACGGGAGTCACAAAGTACGACGGGCGTGGGTGATGGCATCGCAATACCCCATGCGCAGACTGCGGAAGTGCTTGAGCCGGCGATCATGTTCGGGCGCAGCCAGGAAGGCATTGACTACGCTTCCATGGACGGTCAGCCGGCATATCTGTTCTTTATGATCGCCGCGCCCGAGGGTCAGGCGACTACGCACCTGGATGCGCTGGCGAAACTGTCCACCATACTGATGAATGACGATGCAAGAAACCAGCTGATGAATGCTTCCACAAAAGATGAAGTCATCGAAACGATCGATGCTTTCGACGACTCCGAGCCGACGGAGGATGCTGTTTCGGAACCATCCGACCGTCCGTTCATCCTGGGTGTCACAGCATGTCCGACAGGAATCGCGCACACCTATATGGCGGCTGATGCATTGAAAAAGAAGGCAGGCGAAATGGGTTACGACATCAAGGTTGAGACGAACGGATCTGCAGGCGTGAAGAACGAACTGACGGATGAGGATATCGCCCGTGCTTCCGGCATCATCGTCGCAGCGGATACAAACGTCCAGATGGGACGCTTTGATGGCAGGAATGTCGTGGAAGCACCTGTTGCGGATGGCATCAAACGCCCTGAGGAACTGATCAATCAGGCACTCGATACATCAAGAACACCATACCGTGCAGAACAGTCCAAAAAGCAGATGGAAGGGCAGAAGAGTGCCAAGGGCAAGCCTTCCATCTACAAGCACCTGATGAACGGTGTCTCCAACATGCTGCCGTTCGTCGTCGCCGGCGGTATACTGATTGCAATCAGTTTCATGTTCGGCATCCACTCCGCCGATCCGGACCACGCACAGTATAATCCGCTTGCAGAAATGATCAACTTCATCGGTGGCAATGCCTTCCAGCTGATGATTCCAATTCTCGCCGGTTTCATCGCAATGAGCATAGCTGACAGGCCAGGTCTCGCTCCAGGCATGATTGGCGGGCTCATGGCATCGACGATGGGCTCAGGCTTCCTCGGCGGTCTGATTGCAGGTTTTCTCGCAGGCTATCTCATGGTCGGCATCAAGAAACTTCTTGAAGGCCTGCCGCAGGTGCTTGATGGATTGAAACCTGTCCTGCTCTACCCGCTTCTTGGCGTGTTCCTGACAGGGATCATCATGTACTACATCGTCGATCCGCCTGCTACGGCACTCAATGACTGGATGAATACGACGCTAAGCAATATGAGCGGGGGCAACATCGTCCTCCTCGGTGCGATTGTCGGCGGGATGATGGCTATAGATATGGGTGGTCCAATCAACAAGGCGGCCTATGCCTTCGGCATCGCAGCACTGTCTGCCAACAACCCGGAACCGATCACTGCAGCGATGATCGGCGGGATGGTACCGCCACTTGCGATTGCTGTGGCAACCATGGTGTTCAGGAATAGGTTCACCCAGGTGGAGAGGTCCTCCGGGCCGACCAACCTGATCATGGGTGCATCCTTCATCACCGAAGGGGCCATTCCATTCGCAGCCGCCGACCCGCTCCGGGTCATTCCATCCATGGTAGTCGGTTCTGCAACAGCAGGCGCCCTTGCAATGGCATTTGCAACGACGGTCAATGCCCCGCATGGCGGACTCTTTGTTGCACTGACCATTGGAGAAGGCAGACTCATGTTCCTGCTTTCACTCCTTATAGGTACGCTGATAGCTGCAGTGATGCTTGGACTCCTGAAAAAACCAATCAAACAATAG
- the pfkB gene encoding 1-phosphofructokinase, producing MIYTVTFNPSVDYIVRLDALEIGALNRTSDTAKYAGGKGINVSRILNALEVPSTALGFVGGFTGTFIEETLQSQGIHHDFIKVMGDTRINIKLKTGEETEINAAGPIIDTSDIDRLKDQLSKLTTEDHVVFAGSVPSGHDNLYEKLAQLLDSKGIEFTIDAEGDKLTSTLKYRPYLIKPNLFELEGITGKKPSTKAEMIEAATGLLDLGAKNILLTLGSDGALFINPEHRYYVPSPEGTLKNSVGAGDSTVAGFISRKGHPITEQLRYAIACGSATAFSDDLATRGDIEALLDQIEIQTIEEVK from the coding sequence ATGATCTATACAGTCACATTCAATCCTTCGGTGGATTATATTGTCCGCCTGGATGCGCTTGAAATTGGCGCTTTGAACCGGACCAGCGACACTGCAAAATATGCCGGAGGTAAAGGAATTAATGTTTCCAGGATTCTGAATGCCCTTGAAGTGCCGTCGACCGCACTCGGTTTTGTCGGTGGGTTCACAGGAACTTTCATAGAAGAGACGCTTCAAAGTCAGGGCATCCATCATGACTTCATCAAAGTTATGGGGGACACGCGCATAAATATTAAATTGAAAACTGGTGAAGAGACGGAAATCAATGCTGCAGGGCCAATAATTGACACTTCCGATATCGATAGGCTGAAAGACCAGCTATCAAAACTCACCACAGAAGACCATGTCGTATTTGCAGGAAGTGTTCCCTCGGGACACGACAACTTGTACGAAAAACTGGCACAGCTTCTTGACAGTAAAGGAATAGAGTTCACCATCGATGCCGAAGGCGACAAGCTGACATCGACACTCAAATACAGGCCATATCTGATAAAACCGAACCTGTTTGAACTTGAAGGCATCACCGGCAAGAAGCCGTCGACCAAAGCTGAGATGATCGAGGCGGCAACGGGACTGCTCGATCTTGGAGCAAAGAATATTCTGCTCACCCTCGGCAGCGATGGTGCGCTGTTCATCAACCCGGAGCATAGGTACTATGTCCCGTCGCCGGAAGGAACGTTGAAGAATTCGGTCGGCGCCGGGGATTCTACTGTTGCCGGTTTCATCAGCAGAAAAGGGCATCCCATCACGGAACAGCTCAGATATGCCATAGCATGCGGCAGCGCCACGGCGTTCAGTGATGATCTTGCCACACGTGGGGACATAGAAGCACTGCTTGACCAGATAGAAATCCAGACGATAGAAGAGGTGAAATGA
- a CDS encoding DeoR/GlpR family DNA-binding transcription regulator, whose product MEEGDEMLTNQRYEKIMDYLNANTMASVNELVEITSSSAPTIRRDLTYLEEKGMLERIHGGATISQIEREEDYGEKSVRNLSKKIKIAQKAASMIEEGDIIFIDAGTTTYEMVPFISQQNLTIVTNGITLIEQLVRNGHQVHVLGGRIKPVTKAVVGPEVIDKISRLSFDKCFIGANAADVMHGLSTPEEEEAYIKSRAIRQSRNAYALVDSTKFNRTAFIRFADIEDASIITDDVQHPFVEKIKSRTEIYGGEK is encoded by the coding sequence ATGGAAGAAGGTGATGAAATGCTGACCAATCAAAGATACGAGAAAATAATGGACTATTTGAATGCTAATACGATGGCTTCAGTCAATGAACTTGTAGAAATAACTTCAAGCAGTGCGCCTACTATTCGTAGGGATCTGACGTATCTTGAAGAAAAGGGGATGCTTGAGCGCATCCATGGCGGGGCTACAATAAGTCAAATTGAAAGGGAAGAAGATTATGGGGAAAAATCTGTAAGAAATCTTTCCAAAAAAATCAAAATCGCTCAAAAAGCAGCAAGTATGATTGAAGAGGGCGACATCATCTTCATAGATGCCGGCACGACGACATATGAGATGGTGCCATTCATCTCTCAGCAGAATCTTACAATTGTAACCAATGGTATCACATTGATTGAGCAGCTGGTACGCAATGGTCATCAGGTCCATGTACTTGGGGGCAGGATCAAACCGGTCACCAAAGCAGTTGTTGGACCTGAAGTGATCGACAAGATCAGCAGGCTGTCGTTTGACAAGTGTTTCATCGGGGCAAATGCTGCGGATGTGATGCATGGCCTTTCCACTCCCGAAGAGGAGGAGGCGTATATCAAGAGTCGTGCAATCCGCCAGTCCAGGAATGCATATGCACTGGTAGACAGCACAAAATTCAATCGTACGGCTTTCATCAGATTTGCCGACATAGAGGATGCATCCATCATCACCGACGATGTGCAGCATCCTTTTGTGGAAAAGATAAAATCACGCACTGAAATTTATGGGGGTGAAAAATAA
- the floA gene encoding flotillin-like protein FloA (flotillin-like protein involved in membrane lipid rafts), with protein sequence MIIFLVVIAFIIISFFLSFVPVGLWISAISAGVNVGIFSLVGMRLRRVRPKRVIEPMIKAHKAGLKVTTNQLESHFLAGGNVDRVVDALIAAQRADINLTFERCAAIDLAGRDVLEAVQMSVNPKVIETPFIAGVAMDGIEVKAKARITVRANIERLVGGAGEDTIVARVGEGIVSTIGSSDKHSAVLENPDRISQTVLSKGLDSGTAFEILSIDIADVDIGKNIGADLQTEQAVADKNIAQAKAEERRAMAVAQEQEMKARVQEMRAKVVEAESEVPLAFAQALKSGNIGVSDYYNLKNVEADTNMRDSINKMTDPTRDTQDDE encoded by the coding sequence ATGATTATATTTCTGGTAGTAATTGCTTTCATCATCATTTCCTTCTTCCTGTCATTCGTACCAGTAGGTTTATGGATTTCAGCAATTTCAGCAGGTGTCAATGTAGGTATATTCTCGCTTGTAGGTATGAGATTGAGGCGTGTCAGACCTAAACGTGTCATCGAGCCAATGATCAAAGCACACAAGGCAGGACTTAAAGTGACGACGAACCAGCTGGAGTCGCACTTCCTGGCCGGCGGTAACGTGGACCGTGTCGTTGATGCACTGATTGCAGCACAGCGGGCAGATATCAACCTCACATTCGAAAGGTGTGCTGCCATCGACCTTGCAGGTCGTGACGTACTTGAAGCTGTGCAGATGAGCGTCAATCCGAAAGTCATCGAAACACCTTTTATCGCCGGTGTAGCGATGGATGGTATCGAAGTCAAGGCGAAAGCGCGCATTACAGTGCGTGCGAATATTGAACGCCTTGTCGGTGGTGCCGGTGAAGATACGATTGTTGCCCGTGTCGGCGAAGGTATCGTCTCCACAATCGGTTCTTCTGACAAGCACTCGGCCGTTCTCGAAAACCCGGACCGTATCTCCCAGACCGTCCTTTCCAAAGGATTGGATTCTGGTACAGCCTTCGAGATTCTATCCATTGATATCGCGGATGTCGACATCGGCAAGAACATTGGTGCGGACCTCCAGACTGAACAGGCTGTGGCAGACAAGAATATTGCACAGGCTAAAGCTGAGGAACGTCGTGCAATGGCCGTAGCGCAAGAACAGGAAATGAAAGCACGCGTCCAGGAAATGCGCGCAAAAGTTGTAGAGGCCGAGTCCGAAGTGCCTCTCGCGTTTGCCCAGGCACTCAAAAGTGGAAATATCGGGGTAAGCGACTACTACAACCTTAAGAATGTCGAAGCGGATACGAACATGAGGGATTCGATCAACAAGATGACTGATCCGACACGCGATACTCAAGATGATGAATAG
- a CDS encoding NfeD family protein, whose product MAVTQAFVIGNIMTAFRDVVTMPLVAFILLAIFFLGLIYQLFSESISIIGILSILSIIVYYAGHLLIGEYNGVVVTLFTLGTLFITVGLFMTGSFLALFGGIMIIVSMILVSGNLLLFGIYILVIILLAIIEWVIFVKKKKKKLPFLNRLILRDATDAESGYTSFDDRSYLLGETAKTVTPLRPSGTIRYGDERIDAVAEGGYIAGDVEVKVIHVEGTRVVVRPMEE is encoded by the coding sequence ATGGCTGTAACTCAGGCATTTGTGATAGGGAATATTATGACTGCCTTCAGAGATGTAGTTACCATGCCATTGGTCGCCTTTATTTTATTAGCAATATTCTTCCTCGGGCTGATCTACCAGCTCTTTTCCGAAAGCATCAGTATCATCGGCATACTTTCAATACTCTCCATCATCGTCTACTATGCAGGACATCTTCTCATCGGTGAATATAATGGTGTTGTTGTTACCCTCTTCACCCTCGGTACCCTTTTCATCACCGTGGGACTTTTTATGACCGGTAGCTTCCTTGCACTGTTCGGCGGAATCATGATAATAGTGAGTATGATTCTGGTCAGCGGGAATCTGCTTCTGTTCGGCATCTATATTCTCGTCATCATTTTATTAGCTATAATCGAGTGGGTGATATTTGTGAAAAAGAAAAAGAAAAAGCTGCCATTCCTTAATCGTCTGATTCTGAGGGATGCGACAGATGCAGAATCGGGTTATACATCATTCGATGACAGATCCTATCTGCTCGGCGAGACAGCCAAGACCGTCACACCGCTGCGGCCCTCGGGTACGATAAGGTATGGGGACGAGCGGATTGATGCAGTAGCGGAAGGTGGCTACATTGCTGGAGATGTTGAGGTAAAGGTAATACATGTTGAAGGAACACGTGTTGTCGTTCGTCCAATGGAAGAATAA
- the rpsU gene encoding 30S ribosomal protein S21, whose amino-acid sequence MSKTVVKKNEPIEDALRRFKRTVSKSGTIQEARKREFYEKPSVKRKKKSEAARKRKFK is encoded by the coding sequence ATGTCTAAAACAGTAGTTAAAAAGAACGAACCTATTGAAGACGCGCTGCGTCGTTTCAAACGCACAGTTTCTAAAAGCGGTACGATCCAGGAAGCTCGTAAGAGAGAATTCTACGAAAAGCCTAGCGTAAAGCGTAAGAAGAAATCTGAAGCTGCCCGTAAACGTAAATTCAAATAG
- the deoC gene encoding deoxyribose-phosphate aldolase → MELSKYIDHTLLKPGATQDQIFELCQEAMEYNFCSVCINPTWVSTCSDLLKDSDVKVCTVIGFPLGATTSEVKAFETMNAIQNGADEVDMVINIGALKSGNEDLVYNDIKAVCDAAGQDVLVKVIIETALLDSDEIVKACELSKRCGADFVKTSTGFNGEGAKAEDITLMRLTVGEDMGVKASGGVRSFEDAKLMIESGATRIGASSGKEIVSGGTSESSY, encoded by the coding sequence ATGGAACTATCAAAATATATCGATCATACATTGCTTAAACCTGGAGCAACACAGGACCAGATCTTCGAGCTGTGCCAGGAAGCCATGGAATACAATTTCTGCAGCGTATGCATCAATCCGACATGGGTTTCAACATGCAGTGACCTGCTTAAGGACAGCGATGTCAAAGTGTGCACCGTCATCGGTTTCCCGCTCGGAGCAACAACATCTGAAGTCAAGGCCTTTGAAACAATGAATGCCATCCAGAATGGAGCGGATGAAGTCGATATGGTCATCAACATCGGCGCATTGAAATCCGGCAATGAAGATCTTGTATACAACGACATCAAAGCCGTATGCGACGCAGCCGGCCAGGATGTACTGGTTAAAGTCATCATTGAGACGGCGTTGCTCGACAGCGATGAAATCGTCAAAGCATGTGAACTGAGCAAAAGATGCGGCGCGGACTTCGTCAAGACTTCGACCGGATTCAATGGCGAAGGTGCCAAAGCGGAGGATATCACGCTGATGCGCCTGACCGTTGGGGAAGATATGGGCGTCAAAGCAAGCGGCGGTGTCCGTTCATTTGAAGATGCCAAACTCATGATCGAGAGCGGCGCGACAAGGATCGGTGCCTCAAGCGGCAAGGAGATCGTCAGCGGAGGTACAAGTGAGAGCAGTTATTGA
- the mtaB gene encoding tRNA (N(6)-L-threonylcarbamoyladenosine(37)-C(2))-methylthiotransferase MtaB: MSEKTIAFHTLGCKVNHYETEAMWQLFKGEGYDRVDFTQNADVFVINTCTVTNTGDKKSRQVIRRAIRNNPDAVVCVTGCYAQTAPKDIMNIPGVDIIIGTEDRDKLIDYVNQYHEERQPINGVKNIMKKRTYEEMDVPYFTDRTRATLKIQEGCNNFCTFCIIPWARGLMRSRDPEKVVEQAQQLVDEGYKEIVLTGIHTGGYGEDLKDYNLAQLLRDLEQVDGLNRLRISSIEASQLTDEVIDVINDSNKIVRHLHIPIQSGSDTVLKRMRRKYTMEFFESRIIKLKEIMPNVAITSDVIVGFPGETEEEFMETFDFIKKHHFSELHVFPYSIRTGTPAARMTDQVDEGTKNERVHRLIELSNALATSYAEQFKEDVLEIIPEEEKDGKLIGHSDNYLKVEVEGDPSLTGELVKVKITEPGYPVSKGEVVKVLEKPMVKAYAYLERTI; the protein is encoded by the coding sequence ATGAGCGAAAAAACAATCGCATTCCATACATTAGGCTGTAAAGTGAACCACTATGAAACAGAAGCGATGTGGCAGCTCTTCAAGGGTGAAGGCTATGACCGTGTCGACTTCACGCAGAATGCGGATGTATTCGTCATCAACACATGTACAGTGACGAATACAGGAGACAAGAAGAGCAGGCAGGTCATCAGGCGTGCCATCCGGAACAATCCGGATGCAGTCGTCTGTGTTACAGGCTGCTATGCCCAGACGGCACCGAAAGACATAATGAATATACCAGGCGTCGACATCATCATCGGTACTGAAGACCGTGACAAGCTGATCGATTACGTAAACCAGTACCATGAGGAGCGCCAGCCGATCAACGGAGTCAAGAACATCATGAAGAAGCGTACATACGAAGAGATGGATGTACCTTACTTCACGGACCGTACACGCGCCACACTGAAAATCCAGGAAGGCTGCAACAACTTCTGCACCTTCTGCATCATTCCATGGGCCAGGGGCCTCATGCGCTCACGTGACCCGGAAAAGGTCGTGGAGCAGGCGCAGCAGCTCGTGGATGAAGGGTATAAGGAAATCGTCCTCACCGGGATCCATACAGGGGGGTATGGCGAGGACCTCAAGGATTACAACCTTGCACAGCTGCTCCGTGACCTGGAGCAAGTGGACGGTCTGAACCGTCTGCGCATCTCCAGCATCGAAGCCAGCCAACTGACGGATGAAGTGATCGATGTGATCAATGATTCCAATAAGATCGTCCGCCACCTGCATATACCGATCCAGTCGGGCAGCGATACCGTGCTCAAGCGCATGCGCAGGAAATACACTATGGAATTCTTCGAATCCCGCATCATCAAGCTGAAGGAAATCATGCCGAACGTCGCCATCACAAGCGATGTCATCGTCGGCTTCCCTGGTGAGACGGAAGAGGAGTTCATGGAAACCTTCGACTTCATTAAAAAACACCACTTCTCAGAACTCCACGTCTTCCCATATTCCATCCGTACGGGCACTCCGGCGGCGCGGATGACGGATCAGGTGGATGAAGGGACGAAGAATGAACGTGTCCATCGCCTGATTGAATTGTCAAACGCACTGGCAACTTCATATGCAGAGCAGTTCAAGGAAGATGTACTTGAAATCATCCCTGAGGAGGAGAAGGACGGCAAACTCATCGGGCACTCGGACAACTACCTTAAAGTGGAAGTCGAAGGCGATCCTTCATTGACCGGCGAACTCGTCAAGGTCAAAATCACCGAGCCGGGCTATCCGGTGAGCAAAGGTGAGGTCGTCAAAGTGCTTGAGAAGCCGATGGTCAAAGCCTATGCCTATCTCGAACGCACAATCTGA
- a CDS encoding 16S rRNA (uracil(1498)-N(3))-methyltransferase codes for MAGSAFWPGKRETMQRYFTDEKLSIGEIFTASADDTHHMKNVMRFRPGDAFHMVDGSRHTFLCEITSAGETVECRPLELVEESPELPVDIIVYCPLLKGEKFDWMIQKATELGAHTFSIYNADRSIVKLDEKKRRKRIERYMKIIREASEQSRRQHIPEIGFVPAVKELSLDAFDHVLFAYEGNASNPAASLHETLQALSAGDRIAFIFGPEGGFSEAETEALSGQNSIRLGPRILRAETAPLYALSAISATFE; via the coding sequence ATGGCTGGGTCAGCATTCTGGCCAGGAAAGCGTGAGACCATGCAGCGATACTTTACGGATGAAAAATTAAGCATTGGTGAGATTTTCACAGCGTCAGCTGATGATACACACCACATGAAGAATGTGATGCGTTTCAGGCCCGGTGATGCCTTCCACATGGTGGACGGCAGCCGGCACACTTTCCTATGCGAGATCACCTCGGCCGGGGAGACGGTGGAATGCCGTCCACTGGAACTGGTGGAGGAATCACCGGAACTCCCCGTCGACATCATCGTCTACTGCCCGCTCTTGAAAGGCGAGAAGTTTGACTGGATGATCCAGAAGGCGACGGAGCTCGGCGCCCATACATTCAGCATCTATAATGCGGACAGGAGCATCGTGAAACTTGACGAAAAGAAGCGCCGGAAGCGTATCGAAAGATACATGAAGATCATCAGGGAAGCAAGTGAACAAAGCAGGAGGCAGCATATCCCGGAAATCGGTTTCGTGCCTGCTGTGAAGGAGCTGTCCCTCGATGCTTTCGACCATGTACTGTTCGCCTATGAAGGCAATGCATCCAATCCGGCTGCAAGTCTCCATGAAACGCTCCAGGCCCTCAGTGCAGGCGACCGCATCGCTTTCATATTCGGCCCTGAGGGCGGCTTCAGTGAAGCGGAAACAGAGGCGCTTTCCGGCCAAAATTCCATTCGTCTCGGCCCCAGGATACTTCGTGCCGAAACGGCCCCCCTATATGCGTTGTCGGCCATCAGCGCCACGTTTGAATAG